A window of Apodemus sylvaticus chromosome 9, mApoSyl1.1, whole genome shotgun sequence contains these coding sequences:
- the Tdrd6 gene encoding tudor domain-containing protein 6 isoform X4, which produces MSSTPGLPTPGASLALRVSFVDVHPEVIPVQLWGLVGQRREEYVRLSREIQEAAATRGPWALGGASASPGELCLVQVGLMWHRCRVVSRQAQDSRVFLLDEGRTITAGAGSLAPGRSEFFHLPSEVLGCVLAGLVPAGGGGTGGGEPQHWSSSAVDFLSNLQGKEVHGRVLDVLLLHRLVLLEVPVVSQQMEELGLARQVPDSLFCSLLKRYLSAAGLGSSGAPVLPRAAPKQEHPGLDYFYPQLQLGVTEPVVVTQVCHPHRIHCQLRSLSQEIHRLSESMAQVYRAPMGTEDEDSGSATWEEREESPDKPGSPCASCGLDGQWYRALLLETFRPQRCAQVLHVDYGRKELVSCSSLRYLLPEYFRMPVVTYPCALYGLWDCGRGWSRSQVGDLKALILGQAVNAKIEFYCSFEHMYYVTLYGEDGINLNSAFGVQSCCLADRFLQSQGIEEEEDEDEDEVEAAFQSQSPAEEMEEEVSLPSLRSIRLKMNTFYDAQVEFVKSPSEFWIRLRKHKNTFSKLTKRMCSFYSSAKSLADTVSLSNISPGQTAQDREKVASDQSLLMLNLLKTKPDCCGKGELEVGSTVEVKVSHIENPGSFWCQLMRNAQGFRTLMCDIEDYCKSEPSPYEGDTRACLAKRTANGRWSRALISGAQSLEHVRVVFVDYGDKDVVSTKDILSVSDVFFKVRAQAFRCSLYNLIQPTGENPFVWDEKAVQAFSGFIDNARQNNLELKCTIFALASRQEEEWFNVVDLLTPFQSACHFLVEKRLARPVKLQKPLEPSVQLHSYYYSTHDLKIGSEELVYITHADDPWAFYCQLARNTNILEQLSYNIMQLSKALLNLKASSLVPGTLCLAKYTDGNWYRGIIIEKEPSKVFFVDFGNTYVASDHLLPIPRDAYDVLLLPMQAVKCSLSDIPHHIPEEVTAWFQETVLDKSLKALVVAKDPDGRLIIELYDEGVQINASINEKLGLLGYKNRTRKKEKESEIILHETEAPEEKRESMKLSPTDYSGKSGESKAHGVEFLGESCKPKISPACKELKYLQGSAKANLVTPYQDSMGNKNDGGFPLAREKKEDLFASSPTSATKLDVFPERRMGETSCRDLPPKFCEFPQKTIAPGFKTSVYVSHINDLSDFYIQLIEDEAEINHLSERLNDVRTRPQYHTGPPWQSGDVICAVFPEDNLWYRAVVMEQQANDLLSVQFIDYGNMSVVHTNRTGRLSPMGAALPALCLHCSLRGLPVPDLVSCKEMVSYFSQRTDEAQIRCEFVKFQGIWEVILADEHGIIAEDMISRLSFNDKSQGGLTTQAMKGDCLKMANKPNVDTSVFLNWYNPKVKLIKAYATVIDGPEYFWCQFADSEKLQYLEMEVQSAAKQLADRKSCTQCPQIGDPCIARYREDGHYYRALITNISDDHLASVRLVDFGNMEDCVDTKALWSIPPELLLVPMQAFPCCLSGFAVSGGMCPQEGNDYFYDIVTEDVLEITILEIKRDVCDIPLAIVELWSKGENINEKMKKYAKMGVPKSDLYSEKLGSDRKGSLTGSDLGLKKPSHKIAQDKMFYVESRSNELSERLEKNLTIETRPCKFYERSPRHMFNAFENSCKGKMGSERLEGSMDYHFVDRAKFDDNYLLTGFNPILAHASEPKELLELNSLEVPLSPDDDEDECKEFLDLESIELQHSPVGEEEKEELGLGSPMAPLSPGCQAGATLAPFMMQPPLDCEAEKQLELELPTPQLSLDDSISPLSATVGQSIQEARCAEDERKSSCTGSSEDDHSTSPPPHHHGKGGDSPAHDETNLSEDEFPQFENRDSTALLAPLFSEEEVVREGRKCGGVVPVELQNTYTLKGFSVGSKCVVWSSLRNTWSKCEILELAEEGTRVLNLSNGVEETVSPENVWNGIPKVDKRPSEAVFQTVGKDLPFVSPDDTAIKGLSSVPEEECGGDTDSALNTAKLSV; this is translated from the exons ATGAGTTCGACTCCGGGGCTGCCCACTCCGGGGGCCTCGCTGGCCCTGCGGGTGTCCTTCGTGGACGTGCATCCCGAGGTGATCCCGGTGCAGCTATGGGGACTGGTGGGTCAGCGGCGGGAGGAGTATGTGCGGCTCAGCCGGGAAATCCAGGAGGCGGCAGCCACGCGCGGTCCCTGGGCGCTGGGTGGGGCGTCGGCATCGCCGGGGGAGCTGTGCCTGGTGCAGGTGGGGCTCATGTGGCACCGCTGCCGCGTGGTCAGCCGCCAGGCGCAAGACAGCCGCGTCTTCCTGCTGGATGAGGGCCGCACCATCACAGCGGGCGCGGGCTCTTTGGCACCAGGGCGCAGCGAGTTCTTCCACTTGCCCTCCGAGGTGCTGGGCTGTGTGCTCGCCGGCCTGGTGCCCGCGGGCGGCGGCGGCACCGGCGGTGGGGAACCTCAGCACTGGTCCTCCAGCGCCGTGGACTTCCTTAGCAACCTGCAGGGTAAGGAGGTGCACGGACGGGTCCTGGATGTGCTGCTCCTCCATCGCCTGGTGCTGCTTGAAGTGCCCGTTGTGTCTCAGCAGATGGAGGAGCTGGGTCTGGCCAGGCAGGTGCCCGACAGCCTCTTCTGTTCGCTGCTCAAACGCTACCTGAGTGCGGCCGGGCTGGGTAGCTCCGGAGCCCCAGTTCTCCCGCGAGCCGCGCCCAAACAAGAGCATCCTGGCTTGGATTACTTTTATCCCCAACTGCAGCTGGGAGTGACAGAGCCGGTGGTGGTAACCCAAGTATGCCATCCCCACCGAATTCACTGCCAACTTCGGAGCCTCTCGCAGGAGATCCACCGGCTTTCTGAGAGCATGGCCCAGGTATACCGGGCGCCTATGGGGACAGAGGATGAGGACTCTGGCAGTGCCacctgggaggagagggaggagagcccTGACAAACCGGGCTCTCCATGTGCTTCCTGTGGCTTGGACGGACAGTGGTACCGGGCTCTCCTGCTTGAGACCTTCAGGCCCCAGCGCTGTGCCCAGGTGCTTCACGTCGACTACGGAAGGAAAGAACTAGTCAGCTGCAGTAGCCTTCGCTATTTGCTGCCGGAGTATTTTCGAATGCCCGTGGTGACCTACCCATGTGCGTTGTATGGACTCTGGGACTGCGGGAGAGGTTGGTCCCGGTCACAAGTAGGTGATCTGAAAGCTCTGATCCTGGGCCAGGCGGTGAATGCGAAGATTGAATTTTACTGTTCCTTTGAGCATATGTATTATGTCACCCTGTACGGGGAAGATGGAATTAACCTCAACAGTGCGTTCGGAGTACAATCCTGTTGCCTGGCTGACCGGTTTCTTCAGAGCCAGGggatagaggaggaagaagatgaggatgaGGACGAGGTGGAGGCTGCATTTCAGTCTCAGTCCCCCgctgaggaaatggaggaggaagttTCCCTCCCATCCTTGAGATCCATCCGGTTGAAGATGAATACCTTCTATGACGCCCAGGTGGAGTTCGTGAAGAGCCCTTCGGAGTTCTGGATTCGCCTCAGAAAGCACAAGAACACCTTCAGCAAGCTGACGAAGAGAATGTGCAGTTTCTATTCTTCTGCCA AGT CTTTGGCCGATACAGTAAGCCTTTCCAACATTTCCCCTGGACAGACTGCACAGGACAGAGAGAAGGTAGCATCTGACCAGTCTCTCCTCATGCTAAATCTCTTGAAAACGAAACCAGACTGCTGTGGTAAAGGGGAATTGGAGGTGGGCAGCACCGTTGAAGTCAAGGTGTCTCACATCGAAAACCCTGGCTCCTTCTGGTGCCAGCTGATGAGGAACGCACAAGGCTTCCGAACCCTGATGTGTGACATTGAGGACTATTGCAAGAGCGAGCCATCTCCCTACGAGGGGGACACGCGTGCTTGTCTGGCGAAGCGAACAGCAAACGGGAGATGGTCCAGAGCTCTGATTAGCGGAGCGCAGTCCTTAGAGCATGTCAGGGTGGTGTTCGTGGATTACGGAGACAAGGACGTGGTATCTACGAAGGACATACTCTCTGTCAGTGACGTGTTCTTCAAGGTTAGAGCTCAGGCTTTCCGGTGCAGTCTTTATAATTTAATTCAACCGACTGGTGAAAATCCCTTTGTCTGGGATGAAAAGGCGGTACAGGCCTTTAGTGGGTTCATCGATAACGCTCGGCAGAACAACTTAGAGTTAAAATGTACAATCTTTGCTTTGGCATCAAGGCAGGAGGAAGAGTGGTTCAATGTCGTGGACTTGCTAACGCCCTTCCAGAGTGCCTGCCATTTTTTGGTAGAAAAGAGACTTGCTAGGCCTGTAAAACTTCAGAAGCCCTTGGAGCCTTCTGTTCAGCTACATTCTTACTACTATTCCACCCATGACCTAAAAATCGGAAGCGAAGAATTGGTGTACATAACGCACGCTGATGACCCCTGGGCCTTTTATTGCCAACTCGCGAGAAACACAAACATTTTAGAACAATTATCATACAACATCATGCAGCTAAGTAAAGCCTTATTGAATTTAAAAGCATCCTCCTTGGTCCCTGGAACCTTGTGCCTTGCCAAATATACTGACGGAAACTGGTATAGaggaataataatagaaaaagaacCGAGTAAGGtcttttttgttgattttggGAACACGTACGTCGCAAGCGATCATCTGCTCCCCATCCCCCGAGATGCCTATGATGTTTTGCTATTACCCATGCAAGCCGTGAAATGCTCATTATCCGACATCCCCCATCACATCCCGGAAGAAGTCACGGCGTGGTTTCAGGAGACGGTTTTAGATAAGTCACTGAAGGCTTTAGTGGTAGCCAAAGACCCAGATGGCAGGCTGATTATAGAGCTGTATGATGAGGGTGTTCAGATCAATGCCAGCATTAACGAGAAGCTCGGGCTCCTTGGTtacaaaaacagaacaagaaagaaagagaaagagagtgaaaTAATACTCCACGAGACCGAAGCTcctgaagagaaaagggagagcatGAAGCTATCACCCACTGACTATTCGGGGAAATCTGGAGAGAGCAAAGCACACGGTGTAGAGTTCCTGGGTGAATCCTGCAAACCCAAGATCAGCCCAGCATGTAAGGAGCTCAAATATTTACAAGGCTCAGCAAAGGCCAATCTAGTCACACCGTATCAGGACTCGATGGGAAACAAAAATGATGGAGGGTTTCCATTagcaagggagaagaaagaagacctgTTTGCCAGCTCACCCACGAGTGCCACCAAACTAGACGTTTTTCCTGAGAGAAGAATGGGAGAAACCAGCTGCAGAgacctgcctcccaagttttgTGAATTCCCACAAAAAACAATCGCACCTGGCTTTAAGACCTCTGTGTATGTTTCGCATATCAACGACCTTTCGGATTTTTACATCCAGCTGATAGAAGATGAAGCCGAGATCAATCACCTTTCAGAGAGACTGAATGACGTCAGAACACGGCCCCAGTACCACACGGGTCCACCATGGCAGAGCGGAGACGTGATCTGCGCCGTTTTCCCGGAGGATAACTTATGGTACCGAGCAGTTGTCATGGAACAGCAAGCCAACGACCTTCTCTCTGTACAGTTTATCGATTACGGCAACATGTCTGTGGTTCACACTAACAGAACCGGTCGACTTAGTCCCATGGGCGCGGCGTTACCTGCACTGTGCCTCCATTGCTCCCTAAGGGGACTTCCGGTACCTGACCTCGTAAGCTGTAAGGAAATGGTGAGCTACTTTTCCCAGAGGACGGACGAGGCTCAGATAAGATGTGAATTTGTTAAATTCCAAGGCATCTGGGAAGTGATTCTCGCAGACGAACATGGGATCATCGCTGAAGATATGATTAGCAGGCTTTCGTTCAATGACAAGTCTCAAGGGGGGCTTACCACCCAAGCCATGAAAGGGGACtgtttgaagatggctaacaaacCCAACGTTGACACTTCGGTGTTTCTTAACTGGTATAACCCTAAGGTAAAACTGATAAAAGCCTACGCCACCGTGATAGATGGGCCCGAGTACTTTTGGTGTCAGTTTGCCGATTCCGAGAAGTTGCAGTACCTAGAAATGGAGGTCCAGAGTGCTGCCAAGCAGCTCGCAGACAGGAAAAGCTGCACCCAGTGTCCGCAAATTGGAGACCCGTGCATCGCGAGGTACAGAGAAGACGGGCATTACTATAGAGCCCTCATCACTAATATCTCTGACGATCACCTTGCATCTGTCAGGCTTGTGGACTTTGGGAACATGGAAGACTGTGTGGACACCAAAGCACTTTGGAGCATCCCTCCTGAGCTCCTGCTGGTCCCCATGCAAGCGTTTCCATGCTGTCTTTCTGGATTCGCAGTCTCTGGCGGTATGTGCCCTCAAGAGggaaatgattatttttatgaTATAGTCACAGAGGACGTGTTGGAAATAACAATCTTGGAGATTAAAAGAGATGTGTGCGACATTCCCTTAGCCATCGTGGAGCTGTGGAGCAAAGGCGAGAACATTAATGAGAAGATGAAGAAGTATGCTAAAATGGGCGTGCCCAAGAGTGACCTGTACTCTGAGAAGCTTGGCTCAGACAGAAAGGGGAGCCTTACTGGTTCTGACCTTGGCCTCAAGAAGCCAAGTCATAAAATAGCACAAGATAAGATGTTCTATGTGGAATCCCGGTCCAATGAGCTCTCAGAGAGACTTGAAAAGAATTTAACCATTGAAACCAGGCCATGTAAATTCTATGAACGCAGCCCCCGTCACATGTTCAATGCTTTCGAGAACTCATGCAAAGGGAAGATGGGTTCCGAGAGGCTAGAAGGCAGCATGGATTATCACTTCGTGGACAGAGCCAAGTTTGACGATAACTACCTCCTTACTGGATTTAACCCAATATTGGCTCATGCTAGTGAGCCGAAGGAGTTACTGGAACTAAATTCACTAGAGGTACCACTCTCCCCCGACGACGATGAGGACGAATGCAAAGAATTCTTAGACCTGGAATCCATTGAGCTACAGCACTCCCCTGtcggggaggaagagaaagaggagctaGGCCTGGGGTCTCCAATGGCACCACTGTCCCCAGGTTGTCAGGCAGGAGCCACACTGGCGCCATTCATGATGCAGCCCCCCCTGGACTGTGAGGCCGAGAAGCAGCTGGAACTggagctccccaccccccagctgtCTCTGGATGACAGTATCAGCCCTTTATCCGCAACTGTCGGTCAGAGCATCCAGGAAGCCAGGTGTGCCGAGGATGAGAGGAAGTCCAGCTGCACGGGCTCTTCTGAAGACGACCACAGCACGtctccacccccccaccaccacggCAAGGGCGGCGATTCCCCGGCACACGACGAGACGAACCTGTCTGAAGACGAGTTCCCACAATTTGAAAACAGAGACAGCACTGCCTTACTGGCACCCCTGTTCTCTGAAGAAGAAGTcgtcagagaaggaagaaagtgcGGGGGCGTCGTGCCAG TTGAGCTACAGAACACCTACACCCTGAAAGGCTTCTCTGTTGGATCGAAATGCGTCGTGTGGTCGAGCCTAAGAAACACATGGTCCAAGTGTGAGATTCTGGAGCTAGCAGAAGAAGGAACAAGG GTTCTGAACCTTTCAAATGGTGTGGAGGAGACAGTAAGCCCTGAGAATGTCTGGAATGGTATTCCCAAGGTAGATAAGAGGCCCTCTGAG GCTGTATTCCAAACAGTGGGAAAGGACCTTCCCTTCGTGTCCCCAGATGACACCGCCATCAAAG GTTTGTCTTCTGTTCCAGAGGAGGAGTGTGGAGGTGACACAGATTCAGCTCTGAACACGGCCAAGCTGAGCGTCTAG